One Chloroflexota bacterium genomic window, GACCGTGGCGCCGGGCTTTGCCGAGCACAGCCTGCGGCGGATCGCCGACCAGCTCGTGCGGATGCTGGAGCAGTCACACGGCGGCGTCCCGATTGTGCTCGGCGGCGATCACACCGTCGTGCTGCCGGAGCTGCGGGCGCAAGCGCAGTACCGACAGAAGCCGGTTGCAGTCGTCCATTTCGACTCGCATCCGGACACCTGGGATGAGTACTGGGGCGAGCGGTACACCCATGGCACGATGTACCGCCGCGCCATCGAAGAGGGCCTGATCGACACGGCCCACTCGATCCAGGTCGGCCTGCACGGGACGCTGTTCGATCCTGATGACTGGGACCAGACCCGCACGCTCGGCTTCGACGTGCTGACGCTGCGCGACACGCTGGAGATCGGGATGCCGGCGACGGTGCGCCGCATCCGCGAGCGGGTGGGGGATGCGCCGGTCGTGCTCTCGCTCGACATCGACGTGCTGGACCCGGCCTTCGCGCCCGGGACGGGCACACCGGAGGTCGGCGGGTACACCACGATTCAGATGCAGGATCTGCTGCGGGGGCTGGCCGGCCTGAACTTCGTGGGGTTTGACGTGGTCGAGGTGCTGCCCCAGTACGACGGCCCGGGCCAGATCACCGCGCTGCTGGCCGCCAACCTGTGCTGGGAGTTCCTGGCGCTGACGGCGCTTCGGCCTGGGGCTGGCACGCTTGACGTCGGGGGTTCCGGCTCGTAGGCTTCCTGCGCGCGCCAGGCGCACCGGGAGCCGTCATCGCCCAGCGTACGCATCTCGAAGAAGGTGGAGCTGCCCACGGCCGGTTGGGCGCTCTGAAGTCGGACGCCAGCGGGTCGGGCGCGCCGCGGGCGGGCTGGGACACCTGGACGGCTGAGCTGACCCCGATCCTGCTGACGATCGGGCTGATCTGGGCCAAGCTCGCCTACGCCAGCGCCTTCGTCCGCAGTGAGTGGTGGTCGAACACGGCCACCATCGCGCAGTGGATGCGCCCGAGCCACAACTTGCTGGAGGTGGTGTCGGCGTACCCGCAGATCGCCAGCGGCACCCTGGCCTGCCTGCTGCTGGCCTGTGCCCCCCTGCTGCTGCTGCCGCGCCGCTGGCGGCTGCTGGCGCTGATCGCGCTCAACGTCGGGCTGACGGTGCTGGCGGTGGCCGATCTGCTGCACACGCGGTTCTACGGCGACGTCCTTTCGACGGGCAGTTTCACCACGCCGAGGATGGTCAAGGACATCCTGCCGAGCATCCTCGACATCGCCAGGACGCTCGACCCGATCTTCGGGATCGATCTCGCGCTGGCGCTCATCATCGTGCCGGCCCACCTCTGGCAGACCCGCCGCCTCGCCGGCCTCCCGATGCCGGTGCGCTCACGGATGGGGGCCGGCTTCCTGGCGCTCGGGCTGGCCGTCGTGTCGCCAACGCTGGCCACCCGCTGGCAGCAGGGCGACGCCCTGTTCTCGCCGGCCAGCCCGCGCATCGAGGCGGCGGCGGTGGTCGGCCTGTTGCCCTACCACGTGCTGGAGATCGTCGCGCCGCGCGCCAGCGTTGGCGGGCCGCCAGCGGCCCAGGTGGAGCGTGTCCGCCGCTACCTCGCCGACGAGCGCGGGCGGCGGGGGCCACAGTCGCCGCTGTTCGGGGCGGCGCGCGGCGCGAACGTCATCCTGATCAGCGCGGAGTCGCTCCAGGCGTTCCCCATCGGGCTGGAGGTCAACGGCCAGCCGATCATGCCGCGCCTGGCGGCGCTCGCCCGCGAGAGCCTGACGTTTCCCAACTACCACGAGCAAACGTACCTGGGGACCACCTCGGATGCACAGTTCGGGGTGCTCCAGGGGCTGCACCCGCGGCCGGTCGGCTTCGTAGCGATGGACTACGCCCAGAACCACTTTCGGGCCCTGCCGCGCGTCCTGGCCGATCAGGGGTACGAGACGTTCGCCGCCGTGGCCGCCAGTAGCGACTTCTGGAACGCCGACCGGCTGAACCCCGCCTACGGGTTCCAGCACGCCTACTACGAGGACGCGTTTCAGCTCACCGAGTACATCCAGGCGTGGCTTGCGGACGATGCCTTCTTCGGGCAGATGGTCCCGCGCCTCGCCAACCGCGAGCACCCGTACCTGGCGTACCTCCAGTCGTCGTCGAACCACCACCCGTATGAGCTGGCGGCCCAGTACCGTTTGCTGGATCTTGGACCGCTCGACGGCACGCTGCTGGGCGACTATCTCCAGTCGGCGCACGTCTTCGATCAGTCGCTCGGGCGGTTTCTGGAGCAGCTACGAGCGGACGGCGTGCTGGATCAGACGGTCTTCGTGCTGTACGGCGATCACCAGGGCTTCCTGGGCGATCCGCCAGCGCTTGGGCAACTGGTGGGGCGGCCGGCCTGGAACGAGTACGACCGCTTCTGGGTCCGCAAGCGCACGCCGCTGGTCGTGCGGCTGCCGCACGGCGCGCACGCCGGCGAGCGTGCCGTGGTCGGCGGGCACCTGGATGTGGCCCCGACCATCCTGAGCCTGCTCGGCGTGAGCGTGGACGAGGGCGACTACGGGATGATGCTCGGGCGGGATCTGACGGCTGAGCGGCCCTCGCTGACCGTGTTCCGCGACGGCAGTTTTGCCGACGACCGGTACTACTGGGTGCAGCGGTTCGGGGCGGACGCCAGCGCGGGCTGCTACGAGATCGCGACCGGCGCTTCAGTGGACTGCGCCCTGCTGGAGCCGCGGCGGCAGGCGGCCCGCGAGCGGCTGGAGATCTCCGACCTGATCGTCCAGGGAGACCTGATCCCGGCGCTGCGGACACGGTGAACGCGGCTGCACCACATTCGATTGACTCCCCTCCCCGCACGTGTTCGTGGACAGATGGTTTCAACAGCGCACTGGGTGCAGACCCGTGGGAATGTGTGCCACGTCCCCTGTCATCCGGAGCTTGCGAAGGATCTCACCCGCTGATGTTCAACTGTCGCGTCAGTGGGTGAGATCCTTCACTTCACTCGCAAGCTCGTTCCGTTCAGGATGACATGAATGCTGGCGCGCGGTCCGGTTCGGCAACTGCATCAACCGCTGAGCGCACCGCGCTCCCCGCGGGAAGACACCCATCCTACAATCCTCACAGTCGTGGATCCTGGCGCGCTGTCTGATTCATCATGAATCTCGATGGCTCGTATAGTCGCTATCGGGTTGATGGATGCCGTACCGGGGGCCACACTTGCAGATGTCGCATTGACGGATCGAGCAGCATGACTGACGTACCGCGCGCACCCCACCGGCTCGCCCTGGTCAACGGGCGCGTCTACACCCAGGACGCCCGCCGTCCCCTCGTGCAGGCGCTCGCGAGCGTCGGGAATCGGATCGTGGCGGCCGGCAGCAGCGCCGACGCCCTCGCCGCGGCCGGCCCCGAGGCCGAGGTCGTCGATCTGGGCGGGCGGGCCGTCGTGCCGGGGTTCGTCGATGCCCACTTTCACTTTCTGGGGTACAGCTTCGACCGCCAGCGCGTCCCGCTGGATCGGGCGGCATCCATCGAGGCCGTCCGCCAGCTCGTCGCGCCCATCGCCGCGCAGACGAGCGATCCTGACGCCTGGATCATCGGGCGCGGCTGGGACCGTAACCTCTGGCCCGGCGCGCGCTTCCCGACGCGCCACGACCTTGACGGCGTGACCAACGGCCGTCCGACTATGCTGCTGAGCCGGGACGTTCACAGCGTCTGGGCGAACACGCGCGCCCTGGAGCTGGCCGGCATCACGCGGGACACGCCCGATCCGCCGGGCGGGCGCATCGAGCGGGAGGCCGATGGCAGCCCCAGCGGGGTGCTGCTGGAGGCGGCCGGCGAGCGCGTCCGCGCCCTGGCCGACCGCCCGTCACCCGAGCAGGAGGTCGTGGCGGCGCGGGCCGCCCAGGAGGCACTGCTGCGTGTCGGCGTCACGGGGCTCTGCAACTTCGAGGGCGTCGAGGCCGTTCGCGCCCTCCAGACGCTCGAAGATGCCGGCGAGCTGCGGTTGCGAGTCGCGGCCGGCATCACCAGGGGCGGCCTTCGGGCTGCTGCCGAGGCCGGCTTGCGGACGGGCTTCGGCGGGGACCGGCTGCGAATCGGGCTGCTCAAACTGTTCGCGGACGGGGCGCTCGGGTCGGGTACGGCGGCCATGCTCGCGCCGTACGACGACGGCGGCCCGGAGGATACCGGCATCCCGACCATCGACCTGGACGAGCTGGCCGGGCTGATGCGCGAGGCCCGCGCGGCCGGCATCGGCGTGGCGACGCACGCCATCGGGGATGCCGCTGTGCGGCTGGTCCTCGACGCCGCCGAACGGGTCCGCGCCGACGCTCACCCGGCCGCGCGGAGCCAGATCCTCCGCGTCGAGCACGCCCAGATCGTCGCCCCCGAAGACATCGGCCGCTTCGCGCAGCTGGACGTGGTCGCCTCGATGCAGCCGATCCACGCCACGTCGGATATGCACGTGGCGGATCGTCGTTGGGGCGACCGCTGCCGGGGAGCGTATGCGTGGCGCTCGCTGCTGGACAGCGGCGCGCGCGTCGCCTTCGGCACGGATTGCCCCGTCGAGCCGCCCGAGCCGCTCAAGAGTATCCATGCTGCCGTGACTCGCCAGCGTCCAGGTGGCGAGCCGCCCGGCGGCTGGCGTCCCGAGCAGCGGGTGAGCCTCGCCGAGGCGATCTACGCCTACACGGCCGGCAGCGCCGCCGCCCTCGGGTGGGGCAGCCGGCTGGGCAGGCTGATGCCGGGGATGCTGGCCGATGCCGTGGTGCTGACCGCCGACCCGTACGCCGCCGACCTCGCCACCCTTGCCGAGATCGCCGTCAGCCTGACGGTGTTCGACGGGCGCGTGGCCTACCAGTCCTGAGGAGCTGTCCCGATGACCGACACGACGAACGGCCACGCCCCGCACGCCGACGACGACGCCGACCGCCCCTGGAGCTTTGACACGCTGGCAGCCCATGCTGGCGAGAGCCACAGCACCGACGACGACGGCCCCTCCTGGCGGCCGACCGCCGGTGCGATCCACAACGCGTCCGGCTTCTTCATGCCGAGCCTGAACTCCCTGGACGAGGTCTTCGCCGGCTCGCGCGAGGGCTACTTCTACACCCGCGATGGCAACCCGACGGTCCGCTCGTTTGAGGAGGCCGTGGCGGCGCTGGAGTCTGCTCCGATGGTCGGGGCGTTCGGCTCGGGGATGGCCGCCATCTACGGCGCGCTGCTGGCGGCCGAGATCCGCCCCGGCGACCATATCGTCGCCACCCAGGACATGTACGGGCTGACCCGTGTGCTGCTGACCGGCCACCTGGCCGACTTCGGCGTGCGGACCACGTTCGTGGACATGACCGACCTGGGGGCCGTCGAGGCCGCCCTCTCCGAAGGCGCGAAGGTCGTCTACCTGGAGACGATCTCCAACCCGCTGGTCAAGGTGCTCGACCTGAAGGCGCTGGTGGCCCTGGCGAAGCGGTACGGCGCGAAGACCATCGTGGACAACACGTTCGCCTCGCCGTACCTGCTGCGGCCTATCGAGCAGGGCGCCGATCTGGTGGTGCACAGCGCCACGAAGTACATCGGGGGGCATGGCGACGTGACGGGCGGCACCGTGGCCGCCGCCGACGAGACGACCGGCAAGAGGGTGCGGTACCAGGCCAAGCTGCTCGGGGCGGTCCTCGGCCCTAACGAGGCGTGGCTGGCCCATCGCGGCCTCAAGACGCTCTCGTTGCGGATGGCCCGCCAGTGCGACAACGCCCTGGCCGTGGCGGAGTGGCTGGCCGCGCAGCCAGGCGTTGAGCGAGTCTACTACCCTGGTCTGCCCGCGCATCCGCAGCACGCCCTGGCGAACGGTATGTTGGGCGGACGCTTCGGCGCGATGCTGGCCTTCGACCTGAAGGACGGCGACCGGCCGCGCGTCGGGCGGTTCATGGATGCCCTGCAACTGGTTGCTCCCGCCCCGACCCTGGGGGACATCCGCACGCTGACCTTGTACCCCGTCGTGGCCTCGCACCGGGGCCTGACGCCCGAGGAGCGGCGCGCCGTGGGCATCGGGGATGGGCTGGTGCGGCTGTCCGTCGGCATCGAGGAGCCGGCCGACATCTGCGCCGACCTCCAGCGCGGCCTGCGGGCGGCGTCCGCCAGCCCGGTCCCGAGTACGACGATGTAGTACTCGCCCACGATGGATCTGATGGGGTCATCCATCAGCCCGAGTGAAGCGATGAAGGAGCGAAGTCGGCGAGGTCGAGCCGGGGCAGCGGCGGCTCGCAGAAGCCGTGTCTTGCTCGTGCTCAGTATGTAGTTTAGCCCGTGCTAAACTCATGGGCATGGCTGCGCGCTGGCTGGCTGCGAGGGCGTATCCTCGCCGGCCTGCGTGCGCCCCAACTCGACCGTGAGGCACAGGCATGGTTCAGGTGACCGAGACGCGGACCGTTGACTGGGCAGACTGGCTCAGCCGCTGGGACGCCCAGCAGGCGTTGCACATGGACGGCCGCGAGGAGCGCTTCGAGGCGCAGCTCCAGGCAGTAGACGCGACCGTTGGCGGCGAGATCGTCGCCCTGGACATCGCCTGCGGTCCGGGCGCGATCAGCCAGCGGCTGCTGACCCGGTTCCCGAAGGCCCAGGCCTTCGCCGTGGATCTCGACCCGCTGCTGCTGGAGATCGGGCGTGGGGCGCTCGGCACGTTCGACGGACGCCTGACCTGGGTCCACGACGACCTGAACGATCCCGCCTGGGCCGAGCGGCTGTCCACGCAGCTCGCGGGCCGCAAGCTCGACGCCGTCCTCAGCAGCACCGCCCTGCACTGGGTCTCGCCAGGCACGCTGGCGCGGGTCTACCGTGAGCTGGGCCAGTTGGTGCGGCCGGGCGGCGTCTTCCTCAACGCCGATCACCTGGCGTTCGCGCCGGACCGTCCCACCATCCGAGAGATGGCGATGGGGCTCCGCCAGCGCCGCCGCGAATCCACGCCGGCCGGCGCTGAGGACTGGGAGCGCTGGTGGCAGGCCATCGAGGCCGATCCGGCCCTCACCGCGCTCTACCAGGAACGCCAGCGGCTGTTTGGCTGGCGCGACCGCGTCTGGGCGAACGCTGGACTCGCGTTCCAGATCGGGGCGCTCAAGGATGCCGGCTTCCGCGAGGTGGACACCATCTGGCAGAAGCTCGACAACCGCGTGCTGATGGCCGTCCGCTAGGCTCCTCGTCCTCCGCCCCCTCTCTCGCTGTGCGCGGGAGAGGGGGTGAAGGACGAGGATTCGGCCCAGCATCGACCGGGTCAGTTGTCGATCTGGTTCTTCTCCAGGTACTCGACGTTCAGCTTCACGCCGAGGCCCGGCGTCTCGGGGATCACCACGGCGTCGCCGTCGATGGTGAGTGGCTCCTCGAGGAAGACGTTGTAGAAATCGAGCTTCACGCGCCGCGCTTCGATGCGGTAGAAGTTCGGCGTCGTGATCGAGACCTGCGCGCCGGCCATCAGGTTAACCGGGCCGCTGGCGTCGTGCGGCGAGATCGGGATGTAGAACGTCTCGGCCAGCGTTGCGATCTTCTTCAGCTCCGAGATGCCGCCCGTCCAGGTCACGTCCGGCATGATGTAGTCGGTCAGGTGCCGGTTCAGCAGCGGCAGGAACTCGAAGCGCGTGTAGAGGCGCTCGCCCACACAGATGCGCGTCGGCACCTGATTGCGGACCGTCTCCAGCGCGTCGTAGCTCTCGGGCGGGCACGGCTCCTCGAACCAGGTGATGTCGTACGGCGCCAGCCGGTTCGCGAGGCGAATCGAGGTGGGCACGTCGTAGAGGGCATGCGCGTCGATCAAGACCTGGATGTCCGGCCCGACAGCCTCACGAATCCCCTCGATCATCTTGACGCCGAGATTCTCGACGTGCCGCTCGATCTGGCCGTTGATGTAGGTGCCGTTCGGGACGCCGCCGGCCGCCGAGAACGGGTCGGTCTTGATCGCCTTCGACCCGTTCGCGACCTCGCCCACGGCGCTCTCGACCATCTCCTGAACGGTCCGCTTGTAGGCAAAGTGGGTGTACATCGGCACGTTCGGGCGAACCTTGCCGCCGAGCAGCTGGTAGATCGGGACGCCAAGCGCCTGGGCCTTGATGTCCCAGCAGGCGATGTCTACGCCGCTGATCATGGCCGTCACGGCCCCACGCGTGCCGAGGTAGGTGTACGCTCGGAACACCTTGTGCCAGAGCTTCTCGACCTCGCGCGGGTCGTCGCCGACCAGCAGATCGTTCAGCTCGCGGAGCGCGGCGGCGATGGTCCGGTTGGCGATGGGGCCAGGATAGGTGGTGATCTCGCCCCAGCCGGTCAGCCCCTCGTCGGTCTCGACCTGGACGAACACGTAGCTGAGCCTGCCGCCACGGTCCTGCCGACCGCCGGCCTCCTCGGGCGGCCCGGCGACGATCCACGGCCGGACACGAGTGATCTTCATTGGATGCCTCCCTCGCCGTTGTGACGCGGCGCACCGGCATCGTAGCCGAAAGCGGCGGGGCGGTTCTGCCCCGGACCGACGCATACCGAGCGGCCGGTGCACTGATGACCGTTCAGCCAACCGTCTCGGTCAGCCGGCTGTCTCGGTCCGCTGCGCCTTGGCGGCCAGCCACAACTGGAGCATCCGCATCGCGGCCGTACTGGCCACGCCGCTCGGCATGCGGATCAGCCGGCGCAGCTTCGCCTCGAACTGGGCCTCGTCCACGTTCCACCGCGTGACCATCGCGGCCAGCGCCACCAGCCTCGCCTGATCGGGGTTGTCGTCCCAGCTCCAGCCGTCCCCGGCCGCCTGCCGGCGCTCGTCATGCTCGCGCAGAATACGCGCGGCAAGGTCGTGCGGCGTCAGGATCGGAACGTCGGATCGTGCCAATGCGATCTCCGTGTCTCTTCCAGGCGAGCCTACCACATTCTGCCTGCCAGAACGCCCGGCGCGCTCGTCTGGCGCGTCGCGCCCGAGCTGCGATGGCGAGGATGGCGTCACTGGCAGGGTGACCAGTAGTATCAGGCTCGTTCGATCAGCCCTTGATTCGCCCTGGCATACGGCAGGTGTGGTCGTGGTCCGATGGTCCCTCCTGGCCCGGTCGACAGTGTATTCGCCGCGCGCCCCGAACGCCGCCCGAGCCGGTGCGCTGCCCGCCGCACGCGACCGAGTGCAGGCCGCCTTCCTGCGAGAGGTGGCGCTTCTGGTCGTCATTGTCGGGGTGGCGCTGGCGATCCGCGCCACGGCAATGCAGCGGGGCCTCGGCTTCGACGAGCTGTTCACGGCGCTCAACTTTGTGGGGGCCGAGTCAGCGTGGAAGACGGCCTCGACCTCGATCAACTTTAACAACCACGTTGGCTACTCGCTGCTCGCCCGCCTGAGCGAGCAGACACTCGGGCGGGCAGAGTGGGCGCTGCGGCTCCCGGCGTTGCTGCTCGGCCTTGCCACGCTGCCGGCGCTCTGGTGGTACGCCCGACCCCTCGTCGGGCCGAGGCTGGCCCTGGCGGCAACGCTGGCGCTGGCCCTTGCGCCGGAGCACATTCGCTGGAGCACGACCGCTCGTGGGTACACCGCGCTGCTGCTCGGGGCCGTCCTGACCAGCGGCCTGCTCTTCCGACTGGTGCTGCGTCCATCTGCCCGCACCGCGCTGGTCTACTTTGGCGTGACCGTGCTGGCCGTGTACTGCCACCTCTACATGGTGGCGGTCTCAGTCGTCCAGGGGTTGCTGCTGGTGACATGGCTGCTGGTCTACCGGCGTGAGCGCGCGCGCTGGCCGGGCGCCCTGGTGGGTCTGGGGACGCTGATCGGTGCTGCTGGCCTGACGCTGCTGCTGTACCTGCCGATCCTCATCTCGCTGGTCACCGAGGCGCGCCATTCTGGGCGCGGCACGCTGAACCTCTGGTTCGCGTGGTACACCGCCGTCGAGTTGTTGAGCCTCCCCACGGCTGGGCTGCTCGTGGCGGTGCTGGCCCTGGCCGGGCTGGGCCTCATGGTGATCGGCCGGGGCCGGCGGCCGCTCGGCGCGTGGGCCGCCGGCTACGCCGCCGCGTTGATCGGGCTGCCGCTCCTGGCCGCGACTCTCGCCCGGCCGGCCGACCTCTATCCGCGCTTCTTCATCTTCAGCGTGCCGATCCTGTTGGTGGCCATTGGCGTCGGCCTGCGCTGCGCGGCTGCGTGGCTTGCTGGACGCCTGCCGTCGGCGATGCAGCCCCTCGCCTGGGCGCCGGCCGTCGCCTGTCTGCTGCTGGTCGGCATCAACTGGTATGCGCTCTACCCGGCCGCCATGACCGACGAGGGGTTCCGAGCCGCGATAGTGGCTCAGCGGTCGGCCGTCGCTGGCGCGTCGGCTCCCTGTGCGTTCGGCGCTGGCGCGGAGCTGTTCCAGTGGTACAGCCATGAGCCGTTGGTCATCCCGAAGACGGTGGACGAGCTGCGCCGGGCGTACCGAGGGCGGGGAGCGCCGGTCTGCATCTACCGCCCGGTCAGCTGGGAGGGGCGCGGCGCTGCCGAGATTCGGGAGTACCTCACGGCTCGCAGCACGGTCACCCGGTACGGCGAGATCCTGCTGTTCCGAGCGCGGCCGGGCGCGAATCCGTAGCCCGGTGTCACGCTACTGGCCGTCCTCGATCTGGCTGTCCAGCTCGTCCAGCAGCTGCTGCGCGACGCCGCGCTCGGGGTCGAAGCGGGCCGCCTGGTCGTAGCGGGTGCGTGCGCCGTCGACGTCGCCCTCGGCCAGCAGCCGGCGCGCATCCTCCAGGTACGAGACGTACAGCTTGTCGAGCACCATCGGGTTGCCGGGGTAGCGAGCGTCCAACTCCTCGAACCACTGGATCACGAGCGGCCAGTCCTTGCCCCAGGCCTGATTGATCTTATCGACGTAACTCCAGACGGCCCAGTCCTCACGTGCGCCCTCCGGCACCATCGGCGGGACGATGGGCGGGCGGCGCGGAGCGCTCTCGGCCGCGTAGGCTGCCACGCCCAGTGTTGGCGTGCCATACAGCCCCAGGATGACCAGCCCGAGCATCAGGCTGGCCGCGAGCAGAGTCGTCGCGGCAGCGCTGATGCCGTACCACATGGCCGCCCGCGGCAGGGCTGCCGCGTCTGGACGCGTTGCGTGCACGGCGACGCTGCCGGCCTCAGCGGGCGTGGCGGCGTCTGCGGCTGGCGGCGTCTGCGAGGGGGCTGGCATGTGCGGTGCTGGCGTGTGGGGTGCGGACATCCTGAGCGCTCCCTGCTTCGGCGCGATGGTATCATGCGCCGCGTTGGGAGCACCCATGTTGCTGCACGCGCCGGTGGGACCAGGGCGTCGGGGCCTCTCAGGTCAGTCGGGGCCTCTCAGGTCAATGGGTGAGGTCTGGTTGCCGCCGCGCAGGACGCCCGAGGGGCTGACGTGACGCTGCCAGACTCCGCCCCGGAAACCCGAAACCGGAATCCCGGCGCCCCGCCACTCGCCGGCGTACGCGTCCTCGAACTGGGCCACATCATCGCCGGGCCGAGCGGCGGCCTGCTGCTGGCCGAT contains:
- the speB gene encoding agmatinase, which gives rise to MYRPTSGLESPRFVGIRTFMRLPHVTDVSQCDAFVVGVPFDTGATFRVGARFAPEAIRSISVMLRPYHPHHRFDICDRISVADAGDLTVAPGFAEHSLRRIADQLVRMLEQSHGGVPIVLGGDHTVVLPELRAQAQYRQKPVAVVHFDSHPDTWDEYWGERYTHGTMYRRAIEEGLIDTAHSIQVGLHGTLFDPDDWDQTRTLGFDVLTLRDTLEIGMPATVRRIRERVGDAPVVLSLDIDVLDPAFAPGTGTPEVGGYTTIQMQDLLRGLAGLNFVGFDVVEVLPQYDGPGQITALLAANLCWEFLALTALRPGAGTLDVGGSGS
- a CDS encoding LTA synthase family protein; its protein translation is MGALKSDASGSGAPRAGWDTWTAELTPILLTIGLIWAKLAYASAFVRSEWWSNTATIAQWMRPSHNLLEVVSAYPQIASGTLACLLLACAPLLLLPRRWRLLALIALNVGLTVLAVADLLHTRFYGDVLSTGSFTTPRMVKDILPSILDIARTLDPIFGIDLALALIIVPAHLWQTRRLAGLPMPVRSRMGAGFLALGLAVVSPTLATRWQQGDALFSPASPRIEAAAVVGLLPYHVLEIVAPRASVGGPPAAQVERVRRYLADERGRRGPQSPLFGAARGANVILISAESLQAFPIGLEVNGQPIMPRLAALARESLTFPNYHEQTYLGTTSDAQFGVLQGLHPRPVGFVAMDYAQNHFRALPRVLADQGYETFAAVAASSDFWNADRLNPAYGFQHAYYEDAFQLTEYIQAWLADDAFFGQMVPRLANREHPYLAYLQSSSNHHPYELAAQYRLLDLGPLDGTLLGDYLQSAHVFDQSLGRFLEQLRADGVLDQTVFVLYGDHQGFLGDPPALGQLVGRPAWNEYDRFWVRKRTPLVVRLPHGAHAGERAVVGGHLDVAPTILSLLGVSVDEGDYGMMLGRDLTAERPSLTVFRDGSFADDRYYWVQRFGADASAGCYEIATGASVDCALLEPRRQAARERLEISDLIVQGDLIPALRTR
- a CDS encoding amidohydrolase yields the protein MTDVPRAPHRLALVNGRVYTQDARRPLVQALASVGNRIVAAGSSADALAAAGPEAEVVDLGGRAVVPGFVDAHFHFLGYSFDRQRVPLDRAASIEAVRQLVAPIAAQTSDPDAWIIGRGWDRNLWPGARFPTRHDLDGVTNGRPTMLLSRDVHSVWANTRALELAGITRDTPDPPGGRIEREADGSPSGVLLEAAGERVRALADRPSPEQEVVAARAAQEALLRVGVTGLCNFEGVEAVRALQTLEDAGELRLRVAAGITRGGLRAAAEAGLRTGFGGDRLRIGLLKLFADGALGSGTAAMLAPYDDGGPEDTGIPTIDLDELAGLMREARAAGIGVATHAIGDAAVRLVLDAAERVRADAHPAARSQILRVEHAQIVAPEDIGRFAQLDVVASMQPIHATSDMHVADRRWGDRCRGAYAWRSLLDSGARVAFGTDCPVEPPEPLKSIHAAVTRQRPGGEPPGGWRPEQRVSLAEAIYAYTAGSAAALGWGSRLGRLMPGMLADAVVLTADPYAADLATLAEIAVSLTVFDGRVAYQS
- a CDS encoding PLP-dependent transferase translates to MTDTTNGHAPHADDDADRPWSFDTLAAHAGESHSTDDDGPSWRPTAGAIHNASGFFMPSLNSLDEVFAGSREGYFYTRDGNPTVRSFEEAVAALESAPMVGAFGSGMAAIYGALLAAEIRPGDHIVATQDMYGLTRVLLTGHLADFGVRTTFVDMTDLGAVEAALSEGAKVVYLETISNPLVKVLDLKALVALAKRYGAKTIVDNTFASPYLLRPIEQGADLVVHSATKYIGGHGDVTGGTVAAADETTGKRVRYQAKLLGAVLGPNEAWLAHRGLKTLSLRMARQCDNALAVAEWLAAQPGVERVYYPGLPAHPQHALANGMLGGRFGAMLAFDLKDGDRPRVGRFMDALQLVAPAPTLGDIRTLTLYPVVASHRGLTPEERRAVGIGDGLVRLSVGIEEPADICADLQRGLRAASASPVPSTTM
- a CDS encoding class I SAM-dependent methyltransferase, with the protein product MVQVTETRTVDWADWLSRWDAQQALHMDGREERFEAQLQAVDATVGGEIVALDIACGPGAISQRLLTRFPKAQAFAVDLDPLLLEIGRGALGTFDGRLTWVHDDLNDPAWAERLSTQLAGRKLDAVLSSTALHWVSPGTLARVYRELGQLVRPGGVFLNADHLAFAPDRPTIREMAMGLRQRRRESTPAGAEDWERWWQAIEADPALTALYQERQRLFGWRDRVWANAGLAFQIGALKDAGFREVDTIWQKLDNRVLMAVR
- a CDS encoding mandelate racemase/muconate lactonizing enzyme family protein encodes the protein MKITRVRPWIVAGPPEEAGGRQDRGGRLSYVFVQVETDEGLTGWGEITTYPGPIANRTIAAALRELNDLLVGDDPREVEKLWHKVFRAYTYLGTRGAVTAMISGVDIACWDIKAQALGVPIYQLLGGKVRPNVPMYTHFAYKRTVQEMVESAVGEVANGSKAIKTDPFSAAGGVPNGTYINGQIERHVENLGVKMIEGIREAVGPDIQVLIDAHALYDVPTSIRLANRLAPYDITWFEEPCPPESYDALETVRNQVPTRICVGERLYTRFEFLPLLNRHLTDYIMPDVTWTGGISELKKIATLAETFYIPISPHDASGPVNLMAGAQVSITTPNFYRIEARRVKLDFYNVFLEEPLTIDGDAVVIPETPGLGVKLNVEYLEKNQIDN
- a CDS encoding glycosyltransferase family 39 protein, with amino-acid sequence MVRWSLLARSTVYSPRAPNAARAGALPAARDRVQAAFLREVALLVVIVGVALAIRATAMQRGLGFDELFTALNFVGAESAWKTASTSINFNNHVGYSLLARLSEQTLGRAEWALRLPALLLGLATLPALWWYARPLVGPRLALAATLALALAPEHIRWSTTARGYTALLLGAVLTSGLLFRLVLRPSARTALVYFGVTVLAVYCHLYMVAVSVVQGLLLVTWLLVYRRERARWPGALVGLGTLIGAAGLTLLLYLPILISLVTEARHSGRGTLNLWFAWYTAVELLSLPTAGLLVAVLALAGLGLMVIGRGRRPLGAWAAGYAAALIGLPLLAATLARPADLYPRFFIFSVPILLVAIGVGLRCAAAWLAGRLPSAMQPLAWAPAVACLLLVGINWYALYPAAMTDEGFRAAIVAQRSAVAGASAPCAFGAGAELFQWYSHEPLVIPKTVDELRRAYRGRGAPVCIYRPVSWEGRGAAEIREYLTARSTVTRYGEILLFRARPGANP